The genomic stretch GATGGCGTATTCCGGACGGAACGCCATGTTGGACTTATGGCCAACGCGGCAACAGATACTGCGTTGACGGAGAATGTCAGGTAGCATCATTCACTCTTGCGTCGTTATGATACCGCTGAGAGGTCTTCGACTTGTCAAGTGCTCTTGTAGAAGCGCCGTTCTGTGATTTCTCAGGGGTTCGATTGCAACGGTCGAAGCACCGAGGACGAATTCCTGGAAGAGTGCGTTCGGACCTCAGCGGCTATGGTTCGGGCTCCAGCAGGATGGGGCCCATGGCATACCGTTAGCGAATGTCGACATTCCTGCTTACTAGGCGGTACAGGCTTCCAGCTTGTTGCCAGGGAATGTAATTCAATGTAAGTACACGTGAAACGTTGCTCGGCATTTACTTAATGCAGGAAGCTTTTACTTATTCTTATAGCATGTTCACTTTCGTAAGTCGTCTTTACGGACTGTTGTTGACGTCTACGTATAGCAACGTAGTTTGTGTGTATAATTCTGCCTGTACCCCCGCCCAATGGGCATGTGTATGGTGTGTGGTACCAAGGGATTGCTTCACACGCCCCCACCCAGTGCAACTATAGTACTCAATATGACATCATATGGTACCTTGTTGTTGGCATCCATTTTTCAGCCCACGCTGCAGAGGCAAACGCGAAACGTTCAAGCTTTGCGACTCGACAGCTAAGGTTTGTGAGCAGGTCTTGCTTtgtaccttttctttttctgtctttGAAGTAACATTTAGGACACGTCTTGCAGTGTTCCAACATGATATCAGCTGACCAGTACGCCACGAAAGTATGTGGCAAGTACCGCAGGAAGTACCCTAGTCTGTTGAGTGGCAGAGGACGTCAGCTTCCACCACAACCAGGTGATAATAGCGCAAGGTGTCACCATGGTGGAAGAGAAGCGCGATTCAAGCAGCATTGACTTTCTCTGTACGCAGGAAATGAGCACGTGTCATGTGTAGTAGCATGCCAGGACAGAGTCTGGAGAGATACTCATTATCAGATGGATGTCTTTGAAGAAGGACGGTTTCCCTTTGGCACAGACTGCAGCGGAGGTGATGGCACAGCCTTTTGCGTAGGCGGCGTCTGCCAGGTATGTGGATGTCATACCGATTCCAAAGGAACGTAGCATTGGATATTTAAAACTCTCGCTTCGTGTTTCAGAAATTCTCGAAAGAAGGAATTCCCTTGGAGGATGGTATGCGGTATCTTATTGGATAACACATGCAGGGTGTCCTTTTGTCcgtttgatttttttcttcaaaaagCTGTCAAGAGCTTTGCGGGCGGGCGGACGTCCTGTGGGAAAGCGCATGTTActactgtatatatatattacttaATTACTAAttaattattatattattacttTTATTTGGATGTTTTCCTGAAAATGCAAGACAGCAGAAGTGGAGGCGACCATTATTTGAATACACCCTCTTTCTCAAAAATACTGAAACGcgcacgtactttgagatataaatcgccaaACATTGGTATGCAATTGAGgcgaaacaagaactacgcacttttcgagcgcaaaaAAGAGGGAAAAGGCGTTCGCGTGGGAGGGTCACGTGTTGTGTAGCGATCGAGCTAAAACGCTGAACTGTTGGCCAAATtgaccgctttccggcccataTAAGCCGGAGCGATggcgtttctgcgctcgagaagtgtgtagttctggtttcgcctcatttgcataccaaattTTGGCTATTTACATATCGAAGTACGTGCTCGTTCCAGGatttttgagagagagagagggtgtATTCAAATAATGGTCGCCACCAATAGGCCTCTACCTGAgggacgtcatcatgacgttggtagacagactgaaaccgaaacaaatcggaaggggagggggggctgggttccacgaatgggcacttgtgcGCTGtcttctattgaaagaaaagtaggaccgaaggtcacgtccctttcaggaaccatcacaatcccctcaagaccgtggctctcgtgcgcgaccttgttcgtcccTAGCTTCTAGCGTCGTTCAACTctgccaaattggtggcgctgtcgaacactatgacgtcatttgtttacaaacagggagaggtctattctgcTGTCCCGAATTTCCGTTAGAAAATCTAGTGCAATTTTATGCTATTCGTCGTCCAGTAGTTAAACGCTCTTTTCCACAGGACGTACAGCTCGGATCAGAGTTAACCTGAACGCCATTTCGGCCTGCGGACCCtggtggtgcttagtagaaataacggcggagggtgTTTTGTTCATCTATTTACAGTCAAAAGGGTGATCCACGTTATAAAGGCGTTGCTAGGGTTGCCCTCTTCCAGCTTCGCAGGCTGGAGCGGTATTCAAgtcaactttgacgcgagcTGTACGTCTGGCCGCATAACCCGCTGCTCTCACTGCTTTTTCGGGGTGTATTATTCAATCATTCAATAAATCAATAGGTTTATTGcggtcaggaaaaaaaaaaaacattttggtGGCATGGTAATGTGAGTCGTATCCGTTCAGCAACAGCAAGCAACAGAATATCCGGAAGGCTTCAACGTTCAAGAAGAAGTCGTGCCATTCTACCAGAGGACGTACCGAGAGCGGACATGCCACTGCAGCCCCTTGTTGAGCCCGACCTACCTTATTGGTGGCTTCAATCCAACGACACCTGGGCGAGAGTTAGGCCTTTTTTCTGGAAGGTTCTGCTGTCCGACTGCTCGGCACCATGTGGAGGAGGGCTATGCAACGTGACAGTAAACTGTCAAGTAGATGGAAAAGAGGTAGACAAAGCTCTCTGTGATCCACGGCTGAGACCGCCAATTGATAGTGGGAGCAGTCCTTGCAATACGCATCCCTGTACTGGAAGGTCAGTTTGTACAATAACTCGAATTTGCTACGGTTTCGCTACAGGCGAAACAATACGGCTATGGTTCAATAACTCAGACTTTCTTTCCTGCGCCAGCTGGCACGTGGAGCCCTGGGGTCCCTGTTCACAGTCCTGTGGATCACACGGTTTTAGGCACCGTCGTGTCGTCTGCATACAGCCCATGGGGCAATCCATCTTTTCCCTAGTCCATGACCCCAACTGTCCTCTACCAGAACCTCCAAGAATTGAAAAGTGCGTCATGCCACCGTGTCCAACAAAGTAAGCGAATACGAATTTTCTGAACACTAGCAAGATTTCGAAACTTGTTAAGAATTATTGTGTTCTGCACTTCTTTCAGCTGAGCTGAGGAGCTCTGCGGTTGAAAACCAATCTCAGTCCTTACCGTACTCCAAGTAAGATTCCGCCTCGCAGGGAGCAGCCCTACCGGCATGAAACACGGCGACGTCGAATGGAAAGAGATCATTTTCGTGGATTCGTATATGGTCCTCGAATGGTTCCGAGGAGCGTTTCAGCATGAATGGCTTAGTCGATTTTGGTTGAGTATCCCTTGGGTGTCCAATCCTCGGTTTCATTGGAGCGGGGTCACATATAAGATGTCAAAGTACATCGTGAAACTTAAGTTTGCTGAGCAAACAGCGTCATCCTGGCCATCTGTAACTTATTGTTGtgatgtttattttattttgcacgacataaaataaaaaaaaataagaaaatagtCCCGGGTACAACATTTCCGAAGATAAATCTCACGTACAGCAAATCGGGGGAATAAAACTATGGCCCTGGCCCGAGGGCATCGTGTCAGCACGCGGAAACTTGAGCAGAAACGCTACTTACGATTTCTATGGCTGAGGCGTTGCGAGTTTCACGAAGCGCCATCGTCATTGGCATCATGCATATGGCGCGAATGTTTACGATTCAAATGAAGGAACGTCCCCCGCTTCCACGTGCTATTAACCGACGTTTGTCGTTGACCGACAAAAGCGATTCAAATCTACATGGCTATTTAAGCTATGGATAGGTAAGAAGATAAGGGTAAGTGTGTTCTGGATTGAAACATCGCAAAGCGCGGAGACTGTTGAATCGCCGTTGAAAGCAGGTAAGGTCCGTCGAATCATTGTCGTACCTGACATTGGAAGATGATTACAGCTTTTTGATGACTACTCCTAAAGCCCCCAATGCCATATTCCTGACTAAGAAAATTATGAAATTTCCTGGATACTTCTGTAGCTCCTTCAGTAATTACGAGCCTTATTTTGCGGATctttgaatgttttttttttcccacaaATTTTCAGGACGCAGTTATGGTGACCATCTGCGAAATTGAAGGTTTTATGACTGTTGTGAAGGGTTTGGGTAAGTTTGGAGACCATGCATTCGTGAATGAGCGTTGGTAGTGGCAAACCTATAACAACTTTAATTCATTAAAAATCTATTTGGGTTTCTgcagaatcacaacaccagccAGCTGGTTGTTCTTGTGAAGTTCTAGCTCTTTCTTGAGCGCAGACAACAATGTGCGAGGGTCTTTATGTGGCACTTCGGCACAGCCGCATTGACGACGGATTTGCAGAGCCTGCATGACGAAAGTTGAGATGTGACATTTTGGTAACCCCTTTAAAGGTACAGTCTTGTAGAGCACAGAGATGGCACACCATCGTATTTTCCATCATTGATAATGCAACAGTGAGAATTGCATTGACCCAACATACTGTGGTTATTAAATTAAGAAAAATCCCATTGTTTACCACACACTGTGGTAGCAACACCAATGTCCGATATTTTGAAGCCTCTCGCAACTGCAGACGACATCAAAACATAGGAAGCCCTGGCTAGTGCGCTATTCTGTCCATATTTCAAGGCTACTGAGAAAGATGACTAGATCTAGGCAACGATTACATAGCAGTGCTTTGCTGAACCTAGGGAAACGTCAGAGTACAACTTGCTCATTCAGGGTGGCGTGCATATGACCCTTTCCATAATTTTGCGTGGACAACGTGTTACCCTCTCCCATAGTCCAGCATCTGCTATGAGCAAACTTTCACCGCTATGTTTCCATACCACTTTAAAGTTGCATTTCAGCTTAGTGTTACAATCAACTATGCTGTACACGAGAATCCTTTCAAGAGACGCTTAGGCCTCTGTAAAGAATTTACCTCGTTCATGAGATTGTCGAGATGCTCGGAACGATGTTCATGATTTGGGTGCGTCGAAAGGAATTCGACTGGCTGCTGCTCTTGAGCCATGAGGCTCATTTTGCTCCAGAAGGCACTGCTTTCTCGAACATCAAAGCATGCCTGCCAAAAACGTTCAGAAAACGTTTAGTCTAAATGCACTCGCGGACCAAATCGGACGACACATTGTGAGATATTAAACATTTCACTGGGCTTTGCTCACCTTGGCCGCAAGCTGCAACCCCACTTCGTCAGCTTCCAATTCCAGCTTACGACTATAAGGCAAGTGTAGTAAAACCTGCAAACATGCACAAGAGTACAATACTTCTAATACTAATATACTAATActaatacaatacaatacaatacaatactaaTATACTTCTAATcgatgaagaaaaaaaacccCTTGCTGTTTGATCAAACACTGTGCCCTACATAATTACGAGCCGATGGGATACCTCATTTGTTTGTGGAGAGATACGTACATCGATTACTCTATGGAAAAACCAGTGGGCAAATAAAGCAATCGCATCTGTAGGCATCACAGCCCAGATCGCAGCCAGGAACACAATAATAATGAGATCTAGGAGATGTGCATAGCTAACTTGCTCCGCCTGAAAGGAAGAGGCACGGTTACTACGCATTATTTCAGCGAGGTAACGTTGTCCGAGGAAGACGCAAAGGCCGTCGCTTACCCCGTGACCCAGAATGCAATGTGCCATTTCATGTGCAAGAACATTGCCAAGCTGGTCGTTATTTTCGCAGAGATCCAACATCCCCTGGAAGACAAAGATCTGGCCACTCTGgaagaaaatataaataaataaataaattgtgaAATTACAGTCTAGGATACAAATTGGGGAAAGACAGCAAGCTAGTTCCCACAAATTTCCCCCCCACATTTTTTGTTTCCAGTAAGCTTATTGAGAGGAAAACATTTCAAGATGTAGCTCTGCAGGCGTACTTCCGTTAAGGTGATAACAGCTTCTCATTCATTCGCTGAAGCTTGGTCATAGTTAACAATAACAGGCTGGATGGAGGTACTAACAGAGCCTTGCCTAAAAGAGGCCTTATTATTAAGAGAAAGTGATAAAAGTAATTTCCGTGTAACGAGCTGGTTTAAAAGGCAAATAACACATTCCACATACATTTGGAAACACACAACAGCAGCGGGTTAGAGCACAACTTAAAATGTTGCATTCCAAAGCGTCCGTCTGTCCGCGTTCTTATGTGAGGGACGCATGGGTTTCCATTGCACATCCACAGCTTTGCGGCACTGCTTTGCGAGGAACGGCTCGCGATCCAGAAACAACCGACTACGTGAAAAGAAGTAGAGGAAGACAAAGCAGGTGGTCCGCTTCGAAGAAAAATTAAACTTGACGAACCCATGTGTGTCCACCTTATGTCATGTGACTGCAGGAGTGAATCCAGACCCCTGGTTTGGAGGGAAGGGAAAGAGGGCAATCCTGTGAATAAAAGAGGGGCGATTGCCCCTCCCCACTGGATCCGCCATTTTGTGACCGTCTCGTTTGCACATTATTGAAGTATATCACTTACGGGTAGGACGAAGGCATTCTGCAATGGCATCTTTACGACGGACACCGACCAGGACATGTCGTGAATTCTGTCGACGTCATGGTTACCGCGGAGGAGTTGATTTGCCACTCGTGTCACGCGAGCGTAGGCAGGATGAAATGAAGGCAGCAGGTGGTCTTTGAACATCTCGTATTgctgcacacacaaaaaaaattcatGCATGAGGCACTTTCCGAATGTCCTGCAACGGAAAGTAGCCGCGACTTACCATTTGAAACTCGAAGTCTGATATCTTGCGGAACTGCTCCGTCGTAAACGCGACAAAGCGTCGTCTGTGGGTGATGGGGGTTTCTTGAATGTGGGAGACATAGTAGATGCTTCCAGCTGCTACAAATACGCTGCAAGTTACTGTGTGACAAACGTTAGCAATTAATGGTGGATTGCTGTCCGCTCTGTGGTTCCTCTTGCGTCGACCTACCAGCAATTTTCActctatttcttttagccaCAGCGACAAAGTAGGCTTTCCTGTCCTGTGGTAGGCTACGCCACCATTTGCGAAAACCCCTAGAAGTATGAGGACGCAAGATATTCCATGTGCTTTTATACAAAGATCCCAGGAAAGAGGTCCAGTGCATCAACATTATATGGCAATTTCCATTCCGAGCTCCATTTCCTTTCCATTCCGAGGTGCTCACATTGTGTGGAAAGAAATTAGCAGACGCGTACCcccaaaaaaagggggggaggaTCGTGGCTCAACCCCCCTCTCCCAAGGTACTTTTGGTGGTGCGTGTGTGAGAGGGAAAACGGGAATGATATCCTCTCCCCATGTAAAGTTTTTGTAGAACACCTCCCGAAATATTTCTGTGGCTACGTTGTTGCTTTGTAGACGACTTTATAGACTTCCTATTTAGATTTGTACTGCTTGAAAGAGTCAAGTAGTAACGTACTTATTATGCGAACAAAATACAACCGCAAAATGAGTTGTGGACACTGGTTTAGCTTTGTTTTGtcacctctggcgatgaaactccccagtcaccatcatcatcgtcaaAATAAAGTAGTACAGTTGTGGTTGTGAAACTCAACCGTTGCAAAACAATCTCGACCTTTCGGTTCATTTTACCCACCTTCCAGTCAGGACAGCTAAACCTTTTGTTAACTGTTTGGCGATCAATAAGAAAGCCGGATGAATATATCGAGGCGGTGTAGTCCGAAATCCCGCGACTCTTTCGGCCGACCTCAAGATGCCGCAGGTGTACGGGCTCTGGCGATTCATCCACCCGGCGCACGCAGTTCGCGTTGCGCCGCTAATTATGCGTAGCATTATCGTTGTTCAAATAAATTAGTCGATTGGTTTAAATATATACAGGTCTGTCGCCCCCTTTCGTCTGCTTTGCCAAAACATGTGGACGGACGACGAACGGCGCGGTATATCCCGCCGCTATCCAAACATAAGACGTGTTGCCAGACGGAGTGATGTTACGGACGCCGTGAAACCTGAAATCTGACAAAGCACGGATTAGTACTGATCGAATACACTCCGACGACACGCGCATTGGCCATGGCTTAGATAGATATGTTCAGATTAAGCGACATGCCAACAGCTGATAGGCAGATCACTCGGTGAAGGCAGAGAGTAAGCATGTGGTGGACTGTGACTACGCTAGAGCTTAGCTGTTCAGCCAAATCGCAGCGAAGTACACGAATTTGGTAGATGTACCTTATTATATCATTTGTACGTGTCGTAATTGGCGAGATATAAACCCTGGTACACACGCTTGCACGTATCGAGCTCTGACGTCAGCGTAGCGACAGctacggccattcccattggtagtcgtaagcacgtgaccacTTCCGCGTTGCCTCACTCGCAGATGACGCAGTGATGTCAGATCCGGCTTGCTACGTCATATGTCACATGGCTTTGTCACCATTAGTCGACAGTGTGCCCTATCCCTATAGGCAGAGCGGGATGCTCTACCGTGCGGGGGCCTGGGGTTGAATGCCGGCCTGTGCTAAGTGCAGAGGTGTGTGCGGGTAGGTATACCCGCACCTACGACCCGCGAGTTTTGCGACGTGCGGGTAGTCAATGTTGCCGCGGGTTGCGGTTAGTGTGGATGCACCCGGCACTTCATCCGCGGGTAGTGCAGGTATACACGCATCACACGCCGCAGGTTAATTGCTGTTGCGGGTGGTGTATCTGCGGATGCGGTGCGGGTGCGAGTTTACTTACCCGCTCACGCTATGTGGGATTTCCTCAGACTCTGCGAGGCAAATGTCGTAAGGGTTCCCTATGAAGTTGGCCCTGGACGCACTATCCCCATCCCCCTACCGCCCCGAGCAGCGTGACGTCATATCAAGCAAGCTGACACCTCGATAATAAAGGCATCACCATTAGCCGAGCCCAAAACCACAGCACCTCGTTAAAAGGATGTCTCATTTATCACGTGTCAGGCGCGTGGACAATGGAGATCTTTAATGGAATTCCGCCCCATGATCATCGGAGTTGCgaaaaataaattttccttcGCTCTTTATCTTACAGAAGACGAGTTCCATATCTACATGATGATGGCGTCGTCATAATTTCTCTCGACCTCATCCTTGACACGCAAGGAATTACCTCACCCAAGGCGTATGACTGTCGGCATCAGATATAGTAGCTCAATACACCTACTGCGTTACACATCTGATTCGCATTGCCCTACATCAGTGATGCTTCTCGGTATTACCTCCCAAATAATTTCCTCCCTCCCTCCCCGCGAAAGCTGATACACAGTGCAACGCCTAGCCCCGAGGCACTGTCCCATCATGGAGATGAGGAAAAAGTCCGTCTGTCTCGAAGGCAGCAATTAGTCGGAGAGCATCTCCTGGAGAAATTGTGCCGTCCTCAATACCACAGTGCAGTCTCGGACGGGTGTTTTTAACAATGCACTTTCTTGCTGGCCAGTCGACTTACCTTTCTATTTTTATGTgtcatttttgtttctttggcGATTTCTGTCCTTGATCTTtgcttttcccttttttttttttttcggacgtgtCGCTTTGTGTTGCAAAGACGTGACTGGTATGCTGTGGAACATTGTTAGAGCAGTCGACGATTTGAAGGCGCGCTTGCTTTGTAGTCAGGGTTAACTGCGCCGGTGGCATCCTCAGAGAAGTTCGGGTGGGATGGAGGATTTAATTCTCTCGGATAGGGACAAAGTAGCCGTGTATTCTGAACCTCTACCTCAGGACTAAGTGTGGAAGGACGGAGAAGTTGTTTGGGCTGAGAAACACCGAAAAGCAACGTTCTCCTGCttcatgacaatacacaccagcTTGTTCTCCAGCTTGCTAACAATACACACTACCTAAGGAATGTGTATTGCCATTGAATACCGAAGGGGCTAACTTCCAGTCTTCAATAGAAGGACTTTGGTTGGTGTCCATAGGGGATGAAAAAGAACCCGAGGAGCTCGAAAAGAAGAGGGCGTTGGAATTCAATGGTGTCCGCACCCCTTATAGTCTGAGGTTGCAAGGGTGCGCAAGATATAGTGCTACTGGCAACCAGACACAAATCTAAGGAGCACAAGGAGAGCAATCGAGTCTGGGTAAGAAGTAGAACACGACGTGAGTTGTGTCGGGTCCATTCTCGTCGCACGTTTACAAATACACGTTGGCACCTCCAGAACCCTACGCAATGCATGCCCATAAGTACGAATCAACAAACCGactttctttttctgctttgttcattCTTTCATTTTTGTTCCGTTTTTCTTTGTTCACGGTATGCACGAAAGTGATGCCGGATATACAGAAGACATCGATCATCATCGGCCATCATACGGGGAAACTTTACATGCTGTGATATATGAGAAGCGACATTACTACATTATTCGAACTCGAGAAAAACCTGCATATGAGAAATCCTAGCGTTGAAAATGACTGAAAATGTCCATGTGAGTTGCCGTAAAATCGCGTGCAGACCGCACGCACGAGAACACGTGCAGGCAAGTAACAGATGCTACAAGGTCATGCacgcgttacgagctaacgaggggcggggcactcgtcgagaagggcacgtgataaaactcGTGCACGGCGCTTTTCGGGCGATACGTGTAGggcgtggtatacgtcacgcgcaatgtgtcacgtgcccatcttttttgaatttcccgctaCTCGTAATctcgtaacgacgatgaagcgattaagccctcAGGTCCTCGATCAGGAAACCATATATTGTCTATTCATCTCCATAACTCTGTCAGGTCGAGACTAGGATATGACTCCTCGGACTCCCACCAACGTCCTTCTATTGGAGTCCGGAGGTTAGTCCTTAGCaatttgatgacaatacacagtcCTTAggtagtgtgtattgtcatccaGCAGGAGGTAggcacagtgctggacaaaagtttgcggaacacgctCTCCTTCATCAGATCGAGTGACACGCTAGTAGCTAATGGTGCAtaacggacttgcaaacagatgactgggttacctaaGTCTGTATGGTCTCATTCGTTGCAAGCGTGTCACTCTGATGAAGgaatgccgtgttccgtaaccttttgtccagcactgcacAGTGTGTATTGTTATCAAGCAGGAGAACAAGTATAGGTGCATATTGTCGTCAAGTATGTCTTGTCACAAAGCAGGAGAATGTTGCTTTTCGGTGTTTCCCTGCCTGACTATATGACATGGTCGGAATTTGACACGTATCCAACCTCGGTCTTATAGAAAAGAATAGTAATTACTTTCTGCTATGATGTGTACTTTCGGATAATGGGCTACTTAGTGGATCGCTTCGTAATCTGGGACAATTAGCCCATGGTAAAGAAACCCTGAGCTTAGGTAACGCACAAAGTTAATCACTAGGGGCAGCTC from Ornithodoros turicata isolate Travis chromosome 4, ASM3712646v1, whole genome shotgun sequence encodes the following:
- the LOC135392656 gene encoding metalloendopeptidase OMA1, mitochondrial-like isoform X2 — its product is MLRIISGATRTACAGWMNRQSPYTCGILRSAERVAGFRTTPPRYIHPAFLLIAKQLTKGLAVLTGRGFRKWWRSLPQDRKAYFVAVAKRNRVKIAVTCSVFVAAGSIYYVSHIQETPITHRRRFVAFTTEQFRKISDFEFQMQYEMFKDHLLPSFHPAYARVTRVANQLLRGNHDVDRIHDMSWSVSVVKMPLQNAFVLPSGQIFVFQGMLDLCENNDQLGNVLAHEMAHCILGHGAEQVSYAHLLDLIIIVFLAAIWAVMPTDAIALFAHWFFHRVIDVLLHLPYSRKLELEADEVGLQLAAKALQIRRQCGCAEVPHKDPRTLLSALKKELELHKNNQLAGVVILQKPK
- the LOC135392656 gene encoding metalloendopeptidase OMA1, mitochondrial-like isoform X1, encoding MLRIISGATRTACAGWMNRQSPYTCGILRSAERVAGFRTTPPRYIHPAFLLIAKQLTKGLAVLTGRGFRKWWRSLPQDRKAYFVAVAKRNRVKIAVTCSVFVAAGSIYYVSHIQETPITHRRRFVAFTTEQFRKISDFEFQMQYEMFKDHLLPSFHPAYARVTRVANQLLRGNHDVDRIHDMSWSVSVVKMPLQNAFVLPSGQIFVFQGMLDLCENNDQLGNVLAHEMAHCILGHGAEQVSYAHLLDLIIIVFLAAIWAVMPTDAIALFAHWFFHRVIDVLLHLPYSRKLELEADEVGLQLAAKACFDVRESSAFWSKMSLMAQEQQPVEFLSTHPNHEHRSEHLDNLMNEALQIRRQCGCAEVPHKDPRTLLSALKKELELHKNNQLAGVVILQKPK